Proteins from one Kwoniella shivajii chromosome 1, complete sequence genomic window:
- a CDS encoding kynureninase — MSSSSTPSMEELIKLDREDPLNWTRDEFEIPNIKACGGEGDGEAIYFCGNSLGLLNKKARKHMIEELDVWGSSSVTGHFSHPHSRPWKHVDRPLTPHLAKLVGAKESEVAHSSTLTSNLHNLFTSFYKPTDKKWKIVIEKGSFPSDWYAIHSHPKLHDAILSQEQIDDAIIGLEPREGEDTLRTEDIIKVLEDNKDTIAIVWLPLVQYYTGQLFDIASLSPKVHSIGALFGLDMAHGIGNVECKLNEWNVDFAVWCTYKYLNAGPAAIGGYYIKEGLDDGGKRLAGWWGNDAATRFQMLPEFRPTPGAKGYQHSCTPVFSSIPLLATLELIDKVGFDNMLNKSKRLTGTLEDLLKSSRYYNPPKGKIGFKLLTPTLPDRGTQLSISILPENKGIMPRIFSRLASNGLVGDERHPNVIRLSPVVLYNKFEEVGKAFKILEDALLEEEQGGHITEVKDNDMVSKD; from the exons ATGAGCTCTTCATCCACACCCAGCatggaagaattgatcaagctCGATCGAGAAGATCCTTTAAACTGGACACGAGATGAGTTTGAGATTCCCAATATCAAAGCAtgtggtggtgaaggag ACGGAGAAGCTATCTATTTCTGTGGAAATTCATTAGGACTGTTGAATAAGAAAGCCAGAAAACATATGATTGAAGAATTGGATGTATGGGGTTCATC ATCTGTGACGGGACATTTCTCACATCCGCATTCAAGACCATGGAAACATGTCGATAGACCATTAACACCACATTTAGCCAAACTTGTAGGAGCGAAAGAAAGTGAAGTAGCACACAGTTCAACTCTAACAAGCAACCTGCATAATCTATTCACAAGTTTCTATAAACCTACAGATAAAAAATGGAAGATCGTAATTGAAAAAGGCAGTTTTCCAAGTGATTGG TACGCCATTCATTCACATCCTAAATTACATGATGCTATCCTATCTCAAGAACAGATAGATGATGCTATCATCGGACTCGAACCtagagaaggagaagatactTTACGGACTGAAGATATAATCAAAGTATTGGAAGACAATAAAGATACT ATCGCGATAGTCTGGTTACCTCTCGTGCAATACTATACTGGACAGTTATTCGATATCGCTTCTCTGTCACCTAAAGTTCATTCGATAGGTGCTCTATTTGGATTGGATATGGCTCATGGTATAGGTAACGTTGAATGTAAACtgaatgaatggaatgtCGATTTTGCAGTTTGGTGTAcatacaa ATATTTGAATGCTGGACCGGCGGCTATAGGTGGATATTATATCAAAGAGGGATTGGACGATGGTGGTAAACG CCTCGCAGGATGGTGGGGTAATGATGCCGCAACAAGATTCCAAATGTTACCTGAATTTCGACCGACTCCAGGTGCCAAAGGATATCAACATTCATGTACACCGGTATTTTCGTCCATACCATTATTAGCCACGTTGGAATTGATCGATAAAGTTGGATTCGATAATATGCTCAACAAAAGTAAACGATTAACAGGTACCTTGGAAGATTTGTTAAAATCAAGCCGATATTATAATCCTCCTAAAGGGAAAATAGGTTTTAAACTCTTGACACCGACGTTACCTGATAGAGGGACACAATTATCTATCAGTATCTTACCTGAAAACAAAGGTATAATGCCTAGGATTTTTTCACGCTTGGCTTCAAATGGTTTAGTGGGTGACGAGAGACATCCAAATGTCATCAGATTAAGTCCTGTAGTATTATATAATAAgtttgaagaagttggtaaAGCATTCAAGATACTTGAAGATGCATTGTtagaagaggaacaaggtGGGCATATAACGGAGGTAAAGGATAATGATATGGTTTCTAAGGATTAG
- a CDS encoding nicotinate-nucleotide diphosphorylase (carboxylating), producing MSETDLQPGQNLAHLLPPSWKTEVSRWYAEDTPSFDWAGFVVGEEEQEAFLWGKSGGVLAGVPFFDEVFKQAECTVEWLLPEGSVIQDNTKTKVAIVRGKARHLLLAERVGLNTLARCSGIATVSRRFRDLARAENWKGVVAGTRKTTPGFRLVEKYGMMVGGVDPHRHDLSSMVMLKDNHIWATGSIKSAVQAVRRVAGFSLLVNVECQDFNEADEAISSGANIVMLDNLVGKELHDAAKQLKEKYKGKREFLIETSGGIVEGSLRGRIGPDIDILSTSAVHQSCPHVDFSLKIQPKKKA from the exons ATGTCAGAAACAGATTTGCAACCAGGACAGAATCTCGCTCACTTGTTACCCCCATCATGGAAAACAGAAGTTTCAAGATGGTATGCTGAGGAcacaccttctttcgattGGGCCGGATTTGTCGTgggcgaagaagaacaagaagctTTCTTATGGGGCAAAAGTGGG GGTGTTTTAGCAGGTGTACCGTTCTTCGATGAGGTGTTTAAACAAGCTGAATGCAC CGTTGAATGGTTACTACCTGAAGGATCAGTCATTCAAGATAACACCAAAACAAAAGTAGCGATCGTAAGAGGTAAAGCTAGACATTTACTCTTGGCTGAAAGAGTTGGATTGAACACTTTAGCAAGATGTAGTGGTATTGCAACTGT CTCGAGAAGATTTCGGGATTTGGCAAGAGCTGAAAACTGGAAAGGAGTAGTAGCAGGAACGCGAAAAACTACACCTGGATTTAGATTGGTAGAGAAATACGGTATGATGGTTGGTGGAGTAGATCCTCATCGACATGATTTATCAAGTATGGTAATGTTGAAAGATAATCATATATGGGCTACTG gttcaatcaaatcagctgtTCAAGCCGTTAGGAGAGTAGCTGGATTCTCATTGTTGGTCAATGTAGAATGCCAAGATTTCaatgaagcagatgaagcCATTTCATCAGGTGCGAATATCGTAATGTTGGATAATTTGGTGGGAAAAGAACTGCACGATGCTGCTAAACAATTAAAAGAAAAATataaaggtaaaagagaATTTTTGATTGAAACTTCAGGTGGTATCGTTGAAGGTAGTCTAAGAGGTAGAATTGGTCCAG ACATCGATATATTATCAACTTCAGCCGTACATCAATCTTGTCCACATGTCGATTTCTCACTCAAGATTCAACCCAAGAAAAAAGCATGA